The following proteins are co-located in the Nerophis ophidion isolate RoL-2023_Sa linkage group LG04, RoL_Noph_v1.0, whole genome shotgun sequence genome:
- the LOC133550452 gene encoding leukocyte cell-derived chemotaxin-2-like produces the protein MRNAAKADDRRRSDAATRTKEVKKAENKRRRSNVGCVSLGGICQTDRFICQGRYLRDKCSGSTTRLCCMPDVAWSVLCAGHYNNRVRGCDLHGCGAFNSRGNCDLQRAVDLVCSDYGTVNAPFSGSLAGPVSQKDHAGFQYDGVKLVNDVHCVKILNIRPLRYIGAVAQGDPLGYVLPLQERCSGITSHLKLRMCDGTDPSPFL, from the exons ATGAGAAACGCGGCGAAAGCAGACGACAGGAGGAGATCCGACGCCGCCACCCGAACAAAAGAGGTCAAAAAGGCGGAAAATAAGAGACGGCGGAGCAACGTGGGCTGCGTTAGCCTGGGAGGTATCTGCCAGACGGACCGATTCATCTGCCAAGGTCGATacctgagagacaagtgttcagGGTCTACGACGAGGCTGTGTTGTATGCCAG ATGTAGCATGGAGTGTCCTATGTGCCGGTCACTACAACAACAGAGTGAGAGGCTGCGATCTGCACGGCTGTGGAGCGTTTAACTCCAGGGG AAATTGTGACCTCCAACGGGCTGTGGACTTGGTGTGTTCTGACTACGGTACTGTAAACGCTCCGTTCTCTGGTTCTCTGGCTGGTCCAGTGAGTCAGAAAGACCATGCTGGGTTCCAGTACGATGGGGTCAAACTTGTCAATGACG TGCACTGTGTGAAGATCCTTAACATCCGGCCGTTGCGTTATATCGGAGCGGTGGCTCAAGGGGACCCGCTGGGTTATGTGTTGCCCCTGCAAGAACGCTGCTCTGGCATCACCTCTCACCTCAAACTGCGGATGTGTGACGGCACCGACCCTTCACCTTTCCTCTGA